From the genome of Deinococcus sp. JMULE3, one region includes:
- a CDS encoding class I SAM-dependent methyltransferase produces the protein MNYFEVRPANLPPRLDSLKALTKSGVRGYPDVDAAQALLAGVMRKDRVRGDVLDLSAMGGLLGSLPGVTLRAVEGSAAALSALAAGGLDAHAAVPGESLLERWPDRARTVALVLAGDRGNAYAAAQVAWAHACTPPGGTLYIAGDRDKGFDRYVRLAGNAFGAGEVVARDGGMRVAKLIRRPGPTPALPDPEGFEAFGVTVVGLPGVFSAAKPDKATALMLGALERLDPDGRALSGKDVLDLGCGTGLIGAWAARRGATVTLVDGDLPSVRSAQATLAASGLTGAAVHSDVDAALDPAATFDVILTNPPFHVGRGVVLDVAREFIAAAARRLRPGGTLHLVANDFLPYEADLRALGEVRETLREAGFKVLSVTRA, from the coding sequence GTGAACTACTTCGAGGTGCGCCCCGCGAACCTCCCGCCCCGGCTGGACTCCCTGAAGGCCCTCACCAAGAGTGGCGTGCGCGGCTACCCGGACGTGGACGCCGCGCAGGCGCTGCTGGCGGGCGTGATGCGCAAGGACCGCGTGCGCGGCGACGTGCTCGACCTGAGTGCCATGGGTGGCCTGCTGGGCAGCCTGCCCGGCGTGACCCTGCGCGCCGTGGAGGGCAGCGCCGCCGCGCTGAGCGCCCTGGCGGCGGGTGGCCTGGACGCGCACGCGGCAGTGCCCGGCGAGTCCCTGCTGGAGCGCTGGCCGGACCGCGCCCGGACCGTGGCGCTGGTGCTGGCCGGGGACCGCGGGAACGCCTACGCCGCCGCGCAGGTCGCCTGGGCACACGCCTGCACGCCGCCCGGCGGGACGCTGTACATCGCCGGGGACCGCGACAAGGGCTTCGACCGGTACGTGCGGCTGGCCGGGAACGCCTTCGGTGCCGGGGAGGTCGTGGCGCGTGACGGTGGGATGCGCGTGGCGAAACTCATCCGCCGTCCCGGTCCCACCCCGGCCCTCCCGGACCCCGAGGGCTTCGAGGCCTTCGGCGTGACGGTCGTGGGCCTGCCCGGTGTGTTCAGCGCCGCGAAACCCGACAAGGCCACCGCGCTGATGCTGGGCGCGCTGGAACGCCTCGACCCGGACGGCCGCGCGCTGAGCGGCAAGGACGTGCTGGACCTGGGCTGCGGCACCGGCCTCATCGGCGCGTGGGCCGCGCGGCGCGGCGCGACCGTGACCCTGGTGGACGGCGATCTGCCCAGCGTCCGCAGCGCGCAGGCCACCCTGGCCGCCAGCGGCCTGACCGGCGCGGCCGTCCACTCGGACGTGGACGCCGCGCTGGACCCGGCGGCGACCTTCGACGTGATCCTCACGAACCCGCCCTTCCACGTGGGGCGCGGCGTGGTGCTGGACGTCGCGCGGGAATTCATCGCCGCCGCCGCGCGCCGCCTGCGGCCCGGTGGGACGCTGCACCTCGTCGCGAACGACTTCCTGCCCTACGAGGCGGACCTGCGCGCCCTGGGCGAGGTCCGCGAGACCCTGCGCGAGGCGGGCTTCAAGGTGCTGTCTGTCACGCGCGCCTGA